GAAGGTGTCGTAGATCGCAACCCCGGTCTGAGGATCTGCATCGGCCGAGATGTCGGCGTCTGCGCGCATTGCGCACCCGGTGTTCAACGCGCTTTGAAAGCTGGGCTTGGCGTAAATCTTGCTGCAGCCGCTCCCGGCACGCTGCCAAGCGGTTTCCACACGCGGGCTGACCGAGGTGAGGCTCGTCCCGCCGACGGCGACGACGCGTGGCAGGACCGCCGGCCACTGCGCGACGGAGTTGAACGAGTGGTCCCCGGTCGAGGCTACGATCGCTCCGCAGTCGGACCGATAGTCGGCATCGTACGTTTGGCTGCCCTCGTTGCCGCTCCAGCTGTTGCTGACGTAATCGGCGTTGGCGGTTGCGTATTGTTCGGCACTGCTGAGATCGGCGATGCTGGCGGACGCCGCCTCCACCAAGAGAATCTTGCAGTTCGGGCAGATCGCGGAAATCATCTCGACGTCGACCGAATCTTCCCCCGCCCATCCCACGTTCGTCTGCGATGTGAACTGATGTTTGGTGAAGCAGCCGCTGGAGACGGTACAGGCCGGCAGTCCGAACTGCTTTCGGTAAACGTTGAGATCCGATTCTACGTTCGGATCGTCGTAGGCGTCGACGATCGCGACGGTTTGGCCGCCGCCGTCGTTCAGGCTGTCCGATGTAAGTTCGTAGGCGGCCTTAAGGTCACTTGGCGCGTAGCCGGCCGGAGTGTTTGGCCGAACGGCACCTTGAACGTCGGTGCGCAGCCATGCTTGGCAACGCGCAAACCCCGGCCCCACATCGCCGCAAATTCGCACCGAGGGCCCGCGGCGCGGCCAGAGGCCTAACCGCGCGGCCGTTTCAACCTGCGGCGAGGTGATCGCGCTTTGCAACATGTTCGTGGCGCTGGGCGCAGCGTGCGGGCGGCACGTCGCGTTCGAGGCTTCCGGCAACGAGTTCGCCGCTCCGTGGCAGGCTGTTAGCACGGCAACCGCCGCGATTCCGGTAACGACGCGCACTGCCTACCGTTCCTTTCGCAAAGCAGGGAGAGTGGACTAGCATAGCCCTCGTTCCCCTGCGCAAGCTGAGAAAATGTTGCGAAAGAGACCGTGCTCAATATTCTTCCGGGAAGCGAACAAAAGCGGCCCTCGTAAGAGTGCCGCTTTGCGTTATGGGGCGGGAGCGAAACGCGCTAGCCTACGGCGCCTTCCATCTCCATTTTCACCAAGCGGTTGAGTTCGACCGCATATTCCATCGGCAGTTCCTTGACGAAGAAGTCGAAGAAGCCGTTGACGATCATCGCCGTGGCATCGGCTTCTGAGAGACCGCGAGACATCGCGTAGAAGAGCTGCTCTTCGCCGATTTTGCTGACGCTCGCCTCGTGCTCGACGGTCGAGCGCTGCTCGTGAATCTTCATCGTCGGCTTCGTATCGCTCGACGACTCCTCATCCATGATCAATGCATCGCAGCGGACGCGCGTCTTCGCGCCGACCGCGCCCGGATGCACCTCGACGAGCCCGCGATAGGTCGTTTTACCACCGTGCGCGCTCACCGATTTATTCGTTACTACCGACGTCGTCCGGGGAGCGGCGTGGATAACCTTCGCGCCCGCATCCTGGTGCTGACCCTCACCGGCAAACGCCATCGACAGGATCTCGCCGCGCGCGCCCTCACCCATCAGATAGATCGAGGGATACTTCATCGTCAGGCGCGAGCCGATGTTGCCGTCGACCCACTCGATGGTGGCATCCTTGTACGCGATCGCGCGCTTGGTGACGAGATTGAAGATATTGCGATACCAGTTTTGAATCGTCGTGTAGCGGATCGACGCACCCTCCATCGCGATCAGCTCGACCACCGCGGAGTGCAGCGAAGACGTCGAAAACTTCGGCGCGGTGCAGCCCTCGATGTAGTGCACCTTGGCGCCCTTGTCGGCGATGATCAGCGTGCGCTCGAACTGGCCCATGTTCTCGGCGTTGATTCGGAAATACGCCTGCAAAGGCATCGCCACTTCGACGCCCGGCGGCACGTAGATGAACGACCCTCCCGACCACACCGCAGAATTCAGCGCGGCGAACTTGTTGTCGCCGGGCGGAATCACCGTCGCGAAGTACTTCCGAACGATATCGGGGTACTTTTTGACGGCGGTGTCCATGTCGCAGAAGAGCACGCCTTGCTCGTCGAGCGCCTTGCTCGTGTTGTGATAGACGACCTCGCTCTCGTACTGGGCGGAGACGCCGGACAAGAACTTGCGCTCGGCCTCGGGGATACCCAAGCGATCGAACGTCCGCTTGATATCCTCCGGGACGTCGTCCCAAGAGCGCTCCGTCTGGTCGGTCGACTTCACGAAATAATGGATGTCGGCGAAGTCGATCTCGCTCAGGCGCTTGGTGTCGCCCCACGTCGGCATCGGCTTAGAGAGGAAGAGGTCGTACGCTTTGAGCCGGAACTCGAGCATCCAAGCGGGCTCGTCCTTCATCCGGCTAATCCGCTCGACGATTTCGCGGGTCAGGCCCTTGTCCGATTTAAAGACGTAGTTTTCGGTGTCGTGGAACCCGTGCCGGTAATCCTCGATGAGCTGGGCCGGCTTCACCGGAGCGTCTAACTTCAATGCCATGGCCATCTCAGCGTACCCCCCAGGACGGACATAGTCAAGATAATGAAGTGCTACCTTTAAATACCTGTTAAATACCTGTGAATTCGTCGTGGAAAAGCCCTTTACACGGGGGGGTGTAGGGGGTATGATTGGCGCCGGTCCTTTTTTAGGGTAGGACCAAGGTCCCCGGCCCGGCTCGAAGGCGAGACCTGCTAGGGGTCCACGGTTGAAAGGGAGGGCGCGCCCATCGCGCCATCGCGGCGAGTCGCCCGCGCACCGAACAAAAGCGCCGGCAGAGCTCGTCGATAGGTCGGGGGAACGGTTGCACCGCAGCCGCCAGCCGACGAAGTCCGGAGGTGGGATTCCTCAAAGGTCAAGGAGACCTGTACAAATTGAAGGCACTCGGCAGGCACATCGTGTGCGAGCTCTCGGGCTGTCATCCTGCATTACTTTCCGACATCACCGGCATTGCCGCCATGATGAACGCGGCCGCCACGGCCGCCGGCGCTACAATTATGGAGAGCGCCTTTCACCGATTTGAGCCGCAGGGCGTCTCTGGAACGGTCATTTTGGCCGAGTCTCATCTTTCGATCCACACCTGGCCCGAAATGGGCTACGCGGCGATGGACTTTTATACATGTGGCGAGCATACCGACCCCTGGCTCGCTTGCGATTACGCCGCTCGCACCCTCGCTGCCAAGAGCGTGCTGGCAACCGAGCTCAAGCGCGGCATCGAAAAAAGCGACGGTGAGTTTACTCACGTCATCGATCGCAACGCGAGCGCAGAAACGCTTTCGGCGTAACAATAATCATTTTTATCGCGTTGTAATTTGGGAGGCGCAATGCGCCTGCCGTCTAATTACTTTACGCACAAAATACGGTTACCGCTCTCAGCAGTGAGGGAGAAACGATTCTCATGCGTTCACATATGATTCGAGCCGGCATCGCCGCAATCGCGGCGACCGTGGCGCTAGCAGCATGCGCTAGCCACGGTCTCGTGCCGTCATCGGCGGGCGGGCTCGGTCAAAGCGCGCTCAGTCCCACGGCGCTCAACGATTCGCTCGTTCAGCCCGAAATTACGACCTGCGCCAAAAGTCCGCCGCAGTACTGGTGGCTGTTCAAAGGCTCCTGCGATCCGAAGATCACGCTGAAGCCGACCGGCGCGACCTTCACGTTGGCGGCGTACGAAAGCATCACCGTCAAAGGTACGATCGGGCACAACACCACCAAAGGCACGGCGTCGATCACGCTGGCCGACGCCACCGGTACCGGCGATATCACGCCTTGGAAAGGCAAAAGCTTCCCGAAATATCTGGCTCGCGGTAAAACCTTCATCTACGCAGTAGCGGTGAATCACAGCACCCAAATCATTAAGCCGATAACCGGTGGGGGTAAGCCGGTTCTGCAGTACATCGTCACCGACTCCAAGGGTCTTCCCGGCAAAACCTGCGGCGTCGCGCTGCTGAATGAGGAGGCGGGCGGAAAGTTTATCTGGTCCTCGTTCCCGGGAGACTTCACCGCCAAAGGCAACACCGTGACGATCACGCAGTACGCCGTGCCGAAGGGCTTTGCGATTCCCCCGAAAACGCCGCTCTACTTCGGCGTGAACTGCTGGAACGCTTAAGATACCGATAGCGCAGCAGAATCTCGTTAGCGGAAAAGAGCCCTGCCGGAAACGGCGGGGTTCTGCTTTTGGGCGGCCAATCTAGGGCGGGCATGCCCAAGACGCAGTACTGGCAATGGTACGTCGAAGAGTTCGCGCCCACCGAGCAGCATCGTCACGCGATCGATGACCTGTTCTTCTCGGGGCACACGGAGTTTCAACAGGTCGCGGTGCTGAGCTCGCCGGTCTTCGGCAAGATGCTCGTCATCGATGGCGACACACAGAGTTCCCAAGTCGACGAGCGCATCTATCACGAGAGCCTCGTCCACCCCGCGCTGGCGGCCGCGGCCGATCGCTCGCAGGTGCTGATCCTCGGCGGCGGCGAGGGCGCGACGCTGCGCGAAGTCCTGCGCTGCCCGGAGGTCGCCCGCTGTACGATGGTCGACATCGACGGCCGCGTCATCGAGCTTTCCAAAGAATTTCTTCCGGAGTGGTCGGCCGGTGCGTTCGACGATCCGCGCGCGCACGTCGTCGTCGGCGATGCGCTGGCTTACATGCGCGAGCACGGCGATCGTTACGGCGCGATCCTCTCCGACCTCACCGAGCCGCTCGAGGATTCGCCGAGCAATCCCCTCTTCAACGAGGAGGTCTTCGCGCTGATCAAATCGCGCTTGCTTGAAGGAGGCATCTACGCATTGCAGGCGAGCACGGCCGGCGTGCACAACGCGGCGCTGCACTGCAAGATGTCGCGCACGCTGCGACGCCACTACAAGTACGTCGCGTCGTTCTACACGCACGTGCCGGCGTTCGATACCGATTGGGCTTTTCTCGCCTGCAGCGATCGGGTGGATCTCACCCAGCTCGATGCTGCGCGCATCGACACCTACTGCGCGGCGCTTGCCGGCGATAGCTTCTTCTACGACGCGCAAACGCACCGGCGGCTCTTTTCACTGCCGCTCTACCTGCGCCGGATGCTGGCATCCGGCGGGGATACTTTTTAGCTCGAAGAAAGGCGACGAAATGAGCATCGATTTCTCACACGCACCCCATGCCTGGGAGAAGGAGAAGAGCAACTTCGTTGCACTCCTCGATCTGAAGCTCGAACGCGTCGAGCACGGCAAGGCCGTGATGCGCATGCCGTACCGCCCCGAGATCACCAACGGCACGGGCGCCGTGCATGGGGGCGCGATCGTCAGCCTCTGCGACACCGTCTTCTATGTTGCGCTCGCTTCGATCTACGGCCGCGAGCAGGATACGACGACGATCGCCCTGCAGTGCAACTTCCTCGCTCCGGCCGGTCCGCCCCACGATCTCGTCGCCGAGGCGCGCGTGCTGCGCGGCGGCCGGCGCATCGTCTACGGCGAGGTCTACGTCCGCAGCGGCACGGAGATCGTCGCGCACGCCACGCTCGATTTCCTCAACAGCTACCCCAAGGAGAAGCCGGCGAAGTCGGGCCACTTCACGCCCCCCGCCTAACGTGTTGTCACCCTGAGCGAGTCGAAGGGCTGTCGAAGGGCGAGCTTGTCGAAGGAAATGTCATCCTGAGCCTGTCGAAGGATGGGTACGAACAGGGCATGCCACAAAAGCATCGCTACAGCGAAAAAGAGCATCGTCAGGTCGAGCACATCAAGGAAAGCGAAGAGGCGCGCGGCCACTCGCCGGAAGAGGCTGAGGGCATCGGCTACGCAACCGTCAATAAGCAGAGCCCCGAGAAGCATCGCTTTAACGCCAAGGAAGACCGCCAGGCGCAGCACATCGTGGAATCGGAAGAAGAGCGCGGGAAGTCCGAGGGAGAGGCGAAGCGCATCGCCTACGCGACCGTAAACAAGCACCGCTCCTGACCCGGCCCCTGCCCGGCAGGCTTTTACCGTGGGCTGTCGTGAAAACGGGGTGCCGTGGCCACCGACGAGTTAAAGCGAACCGCTCTTTACGACGATCACGCCCGCGCGGGCGCGCGGCTCGTGCCGTTCGGCGGTTTCGAGATGCCGGTCCAGTACACGAGCATCCTCAAAGAGCACGACGCGGTGCGTCATCGCGCGGGCCTCTTCGACCTTTCCCACATGGGGCAGTTCTGGCTCACCGGCGGTGCGGTCGCGCAATGGGCCGATACGCTGACCATCAACTCGGTCGTGACGATGAAGGATTGGCAAGCGCGCTACAACATTTTTTGCAACGACGCCGGCGGCGCCCGCGACGACACGATCTTTTATTCTCTCGACGATCGCTGGCTGCTGGTCGTCAATGCCTCGAACGCCGATAAAATGTGGGAGCACGTCAACGCCTTTGCTCCCGAATACGGCGTGTCGCTGGAGAATCGGCATGGTAAAGACGCGCTGATCGCGATTCAAGGGCCGCTCTCCGTGCAGATGCTGCAGCCGCACGTCCCCGATGTCGGCCTCGCAGCGATGAGGTACTACTTCAGCGCGCGCGGTACCGTCAACGGCGTGCCGGCGGTCATCGCGCGAACCGGGTACACCGGTGAAGACGGCTTCGAACTCTTCGTCGCCGGAGATTCCGCTTCGCAGCTCTGGCAAGTGCTGCTGGAAGCGCACGCGGGCGAGGGGCTCGAACCCTGCGGCCTCGGCGCGCGCGACGTGCTGCGGCTCGAAGCCGGCATGCCGCTCTACGGCCACGAGCTCACCGAAGAGATCACGCCCGTCCAAGCCGGCCAGCTCTGGGCGATCAAGTTCAACAAGGAAAATTTCATCGGAAAAGAAGCCCTGCAAGCGCAGATCGACCGCGACGACTATCCGAGAATTGTCGGCCTGGTAATGCACGGACGCGCGCCGGCGCGCGAAGGCTACCCCGTAATGCATCATGGCCGTCGGGTCGGCGAGATTCGCAGCGGTTCGATCGGGCCATCGGTCGAGAACAAGAACATCGCGACCGCGCTCGTCGAGCGGGATTCCGCACACCCGAATACGACGCTTGGCGTCGAAATTCGCGGCGCGTTGCACAACGCAACCGTCGTGCCGTTGCCCTTTTATAAACGTCCCAAATAACGAGAAGGAGAGAACGTGGCGCAGCCCGAGGATCTGCTCTACAGTAAGGAACACGAATGGGTTCGCCTTGACGGCGACACCGCGACGATCGGCATCACCGATTACGCGCAAGGCTCGCTTGGCGATATCGTCTTCGTCGAGCTGCCGAAAGTCGGCGCCACGATCGAGCAGTTCGGCAACGTCGGCGTCGTCGAGTCGGTCAAAGCCGTCTCGGATCTCTTCACCCCGATCTCCGGCGAAGTCATCGAGATCAACGGTACGCTCGACGACGATCCCGCCGCCGTGAACCGCGAGCCGTACGGCGCCGGCTGGCTGATCAAAGTGCGCCTGCGCGACAACGGCGAAACCGCCAACCTCCTCAGCCCCACCGAATACGAGCTGCTCGCGGCCGAATAGCGGCCGCACCGCGGCCGGCAGGCGCTAATTCCGGTGAAGAATGCGCCGCGTCGTCGATAACGTCGAACACGATATACTGCTGGCCCGATCCATCGATCATGGCATTCGGGTTCATCCCGAGGTGGGCGAAGATTTCGTCGTCGGCACGGATGCTTCGACAGGGTCAGGGTGACACGTTCGATGTGCTCAGGGCGCGAACAAGATCAGTCGCCTAGTGGAACAGGCGGCGGAGCGATGCGATCGTCGTGTCGGCACGCGCCGGCCGATCGGCGACGAACGCCCAAAGGCCGCCGTCGGGGGTTAGCGTTCCCCGAGCGCCGACGGCCCGCGCCCAGTTTTGCACTTCGTCGCGGCCGCCGAGCAGTGCCCAGCGAACCTCCGCGTTGCCGAGCTGCTGGTCGTAATGGAAATAATCGCCCCCCGCCCAAGACGGAATCCCGGCGATGCGCTCGCGGCTATCGAAGTTGATGTGGTAGACCCAGAAATAGTCGCCGTAGATCATTCGGATGCCGCGTCGTGCGAGCAGTGCGCGTAAATGCTCGTCGTCCTTGAGCCCCTGCGTGAGCTCGGCGCGCGTTGTCGTTCCCGGCAGGCTGTAGAGCCAAAGGTTCGGCAGCGTCACGAGCACGACTGCCCCGACCGCCAACCACTTCCGGAAACTCCACAACGTCTGAGCCCCCATCGCGCACACAATCGGAACGATCAGATAGAGCGGCGCGATATAACGCACAGTCCAGCCGCGCATCGAGCCCGCTTGCGAGGTAACATACAGCAGGAAGACTCCTGCGAACACGAGCCAGATTAGTTGCCACGCCTCCGCATATTTCCCGTCGCGATTGCGCGCGATGATGAAGCCGGCCGTGACGATCGCATATCCGAGGATCAGCGGCGTCGAAAGCGACCACCAGCCGGCCGGTTCGTGGAAGAGCAGTTTGGGAACTTGCGTCACCACGAACCAGACGACGTTGTCGACGACCACCGCCCCATTTGGCGCTGCTTGCGATGCCCAGTTGTGCGTCACCGATGCCGCGCCGTTTGCCGCATTGCCGATGATGAACGGCAGCGCACCGACGACAAAGCCGATCCCGGCGACAAGAGCTTCGCGTACGGTCGCCGTACGCCGCCGCCAGGCAATCCAAATGAAGGCCGGCAGCAAGACCATCAGGGTCTGCAGCGATATCCAAATGCCGAAGCCGGCGCTCAATCCAAACGCGACGCGCTGCCAGACGCGCCCTTCTTGCCGCCACAGCGTCGCGAGCCAAAGCGTCGCCGCGCACGACGCCATGATCTCACCGTAAGCCCATGGCACGTATGTGACCGTCATGAACTGCTCGGGCGGCACGACGACAAAGATCATTGCGACGCATCCGAGCCGGTCGCCGAGCAATGCACGCAGGAAGAGCCAGGAAAAGACGACGTAGAGCGCACCCCAGGTCAGGCCGGTGAGCGCCAACCCGACGCGGCCGTCGCCCAACAGGTGGAAGTAGCCTGCCGCGACATAACAGCTCGCGGCACTCAGCCGCGTGCAGCCGGGAAAGAAGAGCGGATAGGCTTCCGCTGCCACGCGGAACGCGCAGAGCCCCGCCAGCGTGCCGTCGGAATCGATCTGAAAGAGCGCGAGCGGAAAATAGAGCGCCGCCCGCAGCAACACGCCTGCCGCCACCAGTGCGATACCGAGCCGCGCCACGCCGCTCGCTTTCTTTACGGAGGACCCTACGGCCTCGCGACGCAACCATCGTACTCGAATGTACGCACCCCACACGCAACGCGACATCGACGAGATGCTCGCAGCGGTCGGCGCCGAGTCGCTCGACGCACTGCTGCGCGTTCCCGACGAGATCGCACTCAAAGCCAAACTCGAGGTCGTTCCGGCGCTTCCCGAGTATCAAATTCAACGCCGCTTCGACCGCTTCGCCGAGAAGAACGCCGGCGTCGGTTACCGCTCGTTTCTCGGAGCCGGCTCCTACAACCATTACGCTCCTCCGGCGATCGCGGCGCTGGCGATGCGCGGCGAGTTTCTCACCGCCTACACACCCTATCAGGCCGAAGTTTCGCAAGGCTATCTGCAGGCGATCTACGAGTGGCAGACCTACATCTGCCTGCTCACCGGGATGGAGCTGGCCAATGCCTCGGTCTACGACGGCGCCACCGCGCTAGCCGAAGCAGCGATCATGGCGCTGGGTGCGACGGGGCGCCAAAGAATTCTCGTCTCGCGAGCCATCCATCCGAACTACCGCGCGGTGCTGCGAACGTATTGCGAAGGGCTCGACGTCGCCGTCGATGAGATCGCCGTTACCGAAGATGGCGTTACCGATCTCGGCGCGCTTGAGACTGCCGTCGGCGGCAAAGAGTACGCCGCACTCGCGCTGCAGTCGCCGAACTTCTTCGGCTGCGTCGATACGCTGACGCCG
Above is a genomic segment from Candidatus Cybelea sp. containing:
- the gcvH gene encoding glycine cleavage system protein GcvH gives rise to the protein MAQPEDLLYSKEHEWVRLDGDTATIGITDYAQGSLGDIVFVELPKVGATIEQFGNVGVVESVKAVSDLFTPISGEVIEINGTLDDDPAAVNREPYGAGWLIKVRLRDNGETANLLSPTEYELLAAE
- the gcvT gene encoding glycine cleavage system aminomethyltransferase GcvT, whose translation is MATDELKRTALYDDHARAGARLVPFGGFEMPVQYTSILKEHDAVRHRAGLFDLSHMGQFWLTGGAVAQWADTLTINSVVTMKDWQARYNIFCNDAGGARDDTIFYSLDDRWLLVVNASNADKMWEHVNAFAPEYGVSLENRHGKDALIAIQGPLSVQMLQPHVPDVGLAAMRYYFSARGTVNGVPAVIARTGYTGEDGFELFVAGDSASQLWQVLLEAHAGEGLEPCGLGARDVLRLEAGMPLYGHELTEEITPVQAGQLWAIKFNKENFIGKEALQAQIDRDDYPRIVGLVMHGRAPAREGYPVMHHGRRVGEIRSGSIGPSVENKNIATALVERDSAHPNTTLGVEIRGALHNATVVPLPFYKRPK
- a CDS encoding PaaI family thioesterase, whose protein sequence is MSIDFSHAPHAWEKEKSNFVALLDLKLERVEHGKAVMRMPYRPEITNGTGAVHGGAIVSLCDTVFYVALASIYGREQDTTTIALQCNFLAPAGPPHDLVAEARVLRGGRRIVYGEVYVRSGTEIVAHATLDFLNSYPKEKPAKSGHFTPPA
- the sufB gene encoding Fe-S cluster assembly protein SufB, whose protein sequence is MALKLDAPVKPAQLIEDYRHGFHDTENYVFKSDKGLTREIVERISRMKDEPAWMLEFRLKAYDLFLSKPMPTWGDTKRLSEIDFADIHYFVKSTDQTERSWDDVPEDIKRTFDRLGIPEAERKFLSGVSAQYESEVVYHNTSKALDEQGVLFCDMDTAVKKYPDIVRKYFATVIPPGDNKFAALNSAVWSGGSFIYVPPGVEVAMPLQAYFRINAENMGQFERTLIIADKGAKVHYIEGCTAPKFSTSSLHSAVVELIAMEGASIRYTTIQNWYRNIFNLVTKRAIAYKDATIEWVDGNIGSRLTMKYPSIYLMGEGARGEILSMAFAGEGQHQDAGAKVIHAAPRTTSVVTNKSVSAHGGKTTYRGLVEVHPGAVGAKTRVRCDALIMDEESSSDTKPTMKIHEQRSTVEHEASVSKIGEEQLFYAMSRGLSEADATAMIVNGFFDFFVKELPMEYAVELNRLVKMEMEGAVG
- the speD gene encoding adenosylmethionine decarboxylase: MKALGRHIVCELSGCHPALLSDITGIAAMMNAAATAAGATIMESAFHRFEPQGVSGTVILAESHLSIHTWPEMGYAAMDFYTCGEHTDPWLACDYAARTLAAKSVLATELKRGIEKSDGEFTHVIDRNASAETLSA
- a CDS encoding S8 family serine peptidase, with translation MRVVTGIAAVAVLTACHGAANSLPEASNATCRPHAAPSATNMLQSAITSPQVETAARLGLWPRRGPSVRICGDVGPGFARCQAWLRTDVQGAVRPNTPAGYAPSDLKAAYELTSDSLNDGGGQTVAIVDAYDDPNVESDLNVYRKQFGLPACTVSSGCFTKHQFTSQTNVGWAGEDSVDVEMISAICPNCKILLVEAASASIADLSSAEQYATANADYVSNSWSGNEGSQTYDADYRSDCGAIVASTGDHSFNSVAQWPAVLPRVVAVGGTSLTSVSPRVETAWQRAGSGCSKIYAKPSFQSALNTGCAMRADADISADADPQTGVAIYDTFRHRGWLVFGGTSVATPIVASIFALTGSTRTNLLGNLYAHAAALNDVVSGSNGACGPPLCVAGRGWDGPTGLGTANGTQAF